A DNA window from Shewanella baltica contains the following coding sequences:
- the ubiE gene encoding bifunctional demethylmenaquinone methyltransferase/2-methoxy-6-polyprenyl-1,4-benzoquinol methylase UbiE — MSEGESKSTHFGYKTVEADKKAELVAGVFHSVAAKYDIMNDVMSFGIHRFWKRYTIEVSGARPGMKVLDLAGGTGDLTAKFSHLVGDKGEVVLADINDSMLKVGRTKLRDKGIVNNVSYVQANAEALPFPDNHFDIITIAFGLRNVTDKDAALRSMNRVLKPGGKLLVLEFSKPQHEIMRKVYDLYSFKVLPKMGELITKDADSYEYLAESIRMHPDQDTLKQMMVDAGFEQVDYTNMTDGIVALHRGYKF; from the coding sequence ATGTCTGAGGGCGAATCTAAAAGTACCCACTTTGGTTACAAAACCGTAGAGGCCGATAAAAAGGCCGAACTCGTTGCCGGCGTGTTTCATTCTGTTGCCGCTAAGTACGACATAATGAACGATGTGATGTCCTTCGGCATTCACCGTTTTTGGAAGCGTTACACCATTGAAGTATCTGGCGCACGCCCTGGCATGAAAGTGCTCGATTTGGCTGGCGGCACCGGCGACTTAACCGCAAAATTCTCTCACTTAGTGGGCGATAAAGGTGAAGTGGTTTTAGCTGACATTAACGATTCCATGTTGAAAGTCGGTCGCACTAAGTTGCGCGATAAGGGCATAGTCAACAATGTCAGTTATGTGCAAGCCAACGCCGAAGCACTGCCGTTTCCCGATAACCACTTCGACATCATTACCATCGCCTTTGGTCTGCGTAACGTGACCGATAAAGATGCGGCGCTGCGTTCAATGAACCGCGTGCTTAAGCCAGGTGGCAAGTTATTAGTGCTAGAGTTTTCTAAGCCTCAGCATGAAATTATGCGCAAAGTGTATGATTTATATAGCTTCAAAGTCTTACCTAAGATGGGCGAGCTCATAACTAAAGATGCCGACAGCTACGAGTATCTGGCTGAATCGATTCGTATGCATCCAGATCAAGACACATTAAAGCAAATGATGGTAGATGCAGGCTTTGAACAAGTCGACTACACCAACATGACCGACGGCATTGTCGCATTGCACCGCGGTTATAAATTCTAA
- the tatA gene encoding Sec-independent protein translocase subunit TatA, with product MGGISIWQLLIVALIVVLLFGTKKLRSLGGDLGGAVKGFKNAMSSEEDKKALEDTEAAKTAQTTQQATEKKPESNKEQA from the coding sequence ATGGGTGGTATTAGTATTTGGCAACTTCTTATCGTTGCATTAATCGTTGTCTTGTTGTTTGGAACTAAAAAATTACGCTCTTTAGGCGGTGATTTAGGTGGTGCGGTGAAAGGCTTCAAAAACGCCATGTCTTCAGAAGAAGATAAAAAGGCATTAGAAGACACCGAAGCGGCTAAAACAGCACAAACGACTCAACAGGCGACTGAAAAGAAACCTGAGTCTAACAAAGAACAGGCGTAA
- a CDS encoding ubiquinone biosynthesis accessory factor UbiJ, which produces MMPQEVVLLVCAAIETGLKKLQAQAGDYYSRQRQLHGKVFRIQLSQLSWPLYLVFAKEIQVLSRYEGDVDVSLHADATTLYRVSEGANLTELIKQDKLKLEGDLNLLQSFSQYLRGIEFDFAEPISRYLGDGPTHKLISTGHQAKGFALEVLRKTRSHLGQLAVEEYRLAPHPIELLHFRDQMDDLVADTRAIEQRIAQLRDQIKP; this is translated from the coding sequence ATGATGCCGCAAGAAGTTGTGCTGCTTGTCTGCGCCGCAATTGAAACGGGCCTGAAAAAACTTCAGGCTCAAGCGGGTGACTACTATTCGCGCCAGCGCCAGTTGCATGGCAAAGTGTTCCGCATCCAATTGTCGCAGCTCAGCTGGCCACTCTATTTGGTGTTTGCCAAAGAGATCCAAGTACTGAGCCGCTATGAAGGCGATGTCGATGTCAGTCTGCATGCCGATGCGACCACGCTTTATCGCGTGTCCGAAGGCGCAAACCTGACTGAACTTATCAAGCAAGATAAGCTCAAGCTTGAGGGCGATCTCAATTTATTACAAAGCTTTAGCCAATATCTACGCGGCATCGAGTTTGATTTTGCCGAGCCAATTTCGCGTTATTTAGGCGATGGTCCCACCCACAAGCTCATCAGCACAGGCCATCAGGCAAAGGGTTTTGCACTCGAAGTGTTGCGTAAAACGCGCTCCCACTTAGGGCAACTCGCCGTTGAAGAGTATCGCCTCGCACCGCACCCAATTGAGTTACTTCATTTTCGCGATCAAATGGATGATTTAGTTGCCGATACCCGCGCGATTGAACAACGGATTGCCCAATTAAGAGATCAAATTAAGCCATGA
- the ubiB gene encoding ubiquinone biosynthesis regulatory protein kinase UbiB: MTLASIRRGYHVIKTLLQYGLDDVLPPKMTPWYFKLARNSLFWIRNKHKNKPGGERLKLAMQELGPVYIKLGQMLSTRRDLLSDEWASELAMLQDKVPPFDGALARQAIEAELKAPIESLFDDFNETPLASASISQVHTATLKSNGKDVVLKVLRPNVETKIQADLQLMSQTAKLIEYLLGEGNRLRPAEVIEDYRVTILGELNLKLEALNAVKLRNNFLDSDALYVPYVYEEFCYPRLMVMERIYGISVSDIAALKAQGTNFKLLAERGVELFFTQVFRDNFFHADMHPGNIFISRDHPENPYYIGLDCGIMGTLSEVDKRYLAENFLAFFNRDYHRIAQLYIESGWVSEKTDLQAFEQAIKVVCEPMFNKPLDEISFGHVLLELFRTARHFDIVVQPQLVLLEKTLLYIEGLGRQLYPQLDLWQTAKPFLEQWMADQVGPKAMFKKVSTKLPYWADKLPEFPELIYDNLKLGRKLLSSQQQMLDKYLKYQQQAHKSNYLLITSAVLLICGTLLINRDATLWTPYVCLVSGIILWFVGWRSRPKNRKF; encoded by the coding sequence ATGACCCTTGCCAGTATCCGCCGCGGTTACCATGTCATCAAGACCTTGCTTCAGTACGGGTTAGATGACGTATTGCCGCCAAAGATGACACCTTGGTACTTTAAACTCGCCCGTAATAGCCTGTTCTGGATCCGCAATAAGCATAAAAATAAGCCCGGTGGCGAACGCTTAAAATTGGCGATGCAGGAACTGGGCCCCGTTTATATCAAGCTTGGGCAAATGCTCTCGACCCGCCGCGATTTACTCAGCGATGAATGGGCCAGTGAATTAGCCATGCTACAGGACAAGGTGCCGCCCTTTGATGGTGCGCTCGCCCGCCAAGCGATTGAAGCTGAACTAAAAGCGCCGATTGAATCCCTATTCGATGACTTTAATGAAACCCCGCTGGCATCAGCCTCTATTTCTCAAGTGCATACAGCGACCTTAAAATCTAACGGCAAAGACGTCGTACTTAAGGTGCTACGGCCGAATGTAGAAACCAAGATTCAGGCCGATCTGCAGTTGATGTCGCAAACCGCCAAGTTGATTGAATACCTCCTCGGTGAAGGCAACCGCCTGCGCCCTGCCGAAGTGATCGAAGATTACCGAGTGACCATTTTAGGTGAGTTAAACCTTAAGCTCGAAGCATTAAACGCAGTCAAGTTACGCAACAACTTCCTCGACTCAGATGCGCTCTATGTGCCTTATGTGTATGAAGAATTTTGCTATCCGCGCTTAATGGTGATGGAACGAATTTACGGTATTTCGGTCTCGGATATTGCCGCCCTTAAAGCGCAAGGCACCAACTTTAAGTTATTAGCTGAGCGCGGAGTAGAGCTGTTTTTCACCCAAGTGTTCCGCGATAACTTTTTCCATGCCGACATGCATCCGGGCAATATCTTTATTTCCCGCGATCATCCAGAGAACCCTTATTACATTGGGCTCGATTGCGGCATTATGGGCACACTCAGCGAAGTCGATAAACGCTATCTCGCCGAGAATTTCCTCGCCTTCTTTAATCGCGATTATCACCGAATTGCCCAGCTCTATATTGAATCAGGTTGGGTATCTGAAAAAACCGATCTACAGGCCTTTGAACAGGCCATCAAAGTAGTGTGCGAACCTATGTTCAACAAGCCACTCGACGAGATTTCCTTTGGTCATGTGTTACTGGAATTATTCCGCACTGCACGCCACTTCGATATCGTGGTACAACCGCAGTTGGTATTGCTGGAAAAGACCTTACTTTATATCGAAGGCTTAGGTCGTCAGCTGTATCCGCAGTTGGATTTATGGCAAACAGCTAAACCGTTTTTAGAGCAGTGGATGGCCGACCAAGTAGGTCCTAAGGCTATGTTTAAAAAGGTATCCACAAAACTGCCATATTGGGCTGATAAACTACCAGAATTCCCTGAACTGATTTACGATAACCTTAAGTTAGGCAGGAAATTGCTGAGTTCTCAGCAACAAATGCTAGATAAGTATTTGAAATACCAGCAGCAGGCTCACAAGAGTAACTACTTGCTTATCACTTCTGCAGTTTTATTGATCTGTGGCACGTTATTGATCAATAGAGACGCTACACTATGGACCCCTTATGTTTGTCTAGTTTCAGGCATTATATTGTGGTTTGTCGGATGGCGATCTAGGCCAAAGAATCGCAAATTTTAG